Part of the Halostella litorea genome is shown below.
CGTCGGCGACGGCGCGCGGCGGGAGGAGCGGCGAACGCCCCCGCGTCAGGGGCGGCGCACGGTCGCGTCCACCTCGCCGTCGTCGACCGCGACGGTCAGCATCGTCGCCTCGCTCGCCGGGTCGGCACCCGTCGCGCTGCCGGGGTTGAGCAGGCGGACCGTCCGCCCGTTCGCCTCGACGCGCTCGTCCATGACCCGGTGGGTGTGCCCCGCGACCCCGACCACCGGCGGCGCGGCCGCCGCGCTCTCGGCCTCGTCGGCGACGATGCCGGCGACGCGCTCGCGGTAGTTCCGCACCGCCCCGGTACCGTGGACGACGACGAACGTCGCGCCGCCGAGTTCGACGGTCGCAAC
Proteins encoded:
- a CDS encoding metallophosphoesterase family protein; this encodes MPEVAVVSDTHVPTRADTIPEWVRERMGAADHVVHAGDFDSAEAYDEVAALAADLTAVAGNMDPVTLDLPDVATVELGGATFVVVHGTGAVRNYRERVAGIVADEAESAAAAPPVVGVAGHTHRVMDERVEANGRTVRLLNPGSATGADPASEATMLTVAVDDGEVDATVRRP